One segment of Rosa chinensis cultivar Old Blush chromosome 6, RchiOBHm-V2, whole genome shotgun sequence DNA contains the following:
- the LOC112174548 gene encoding uncharacterized protein LOC112174548 isoform X2, producing MKNENGGVNPDHCKMFELTHVHDNEKPDEPNSKAIALMKDKIDKMKTTKRASQLPEVLNDFEINEVYASVLGKETRGGVRGFGIGAIPEQVPSVLVQK from the exons AAAAACGAAAATGGAGGTGTAAACCCAGACCATTGCAAAATGTTTGAGCTTACCCACGTCCACGATAATGAAAAACCTGATGAACCGAATTCTAAAGCTATT GCCTTGATGAAGGACAAGATTGACAAGATGAAGACTACAAAGAGGGCATCCCAACTTCCAGAGGTTCTTAATGATTTTGAAATCAATGAAGTATATGCGTCTGTGCTTGGAAAAGAGACACGTGGAGGGGTGCGAGGATTTGGCATTGGAGCCATACCTGAACAAGTTCCTAGTGTACTAGTGCAGAAGTGA